One Ranitomeya imitator isolate aRanImi1 chromosome 4, aRanImi1.pri, whole genome shotgun sequence genomic window, gctactttcacactagcgttaactgcaatccgtcccaaaaacgtctttttcccgaaaaaacggatgcgtcaaaaaactgcaaaacgtatgcaacgaatacagcatttcgacggatccgtcgcaaaaccgtcgcaaatccgataaacggttccgttgaaatgctggatgcgttgcatacgttgcatacgttttttccatccgttgcatacgtttttacgacggatccgtttttaaaatgggaggcaccaaaatttgattggctactggaaactagggaaatctatatactgactgtatttacagcacatctttgagggttttagtttagtggcaatgatggatggtgtaattgggaggatttcgagtttggttactgaagttatatttgagacgaatcgcctggatatcatagtgcgggagaaggaggcggcagcagaaagacggatgatgcaacggagaaggcgacgattctggatacatccaatcaatgagctgcggatgaccaggggtgtccagtccactctctatctggagttgcggtgcaacccccaaaaattctttagttatgtacggatgaggatggaacatttcgattatttggttggaaaaatagaggatgtcatccaaaggcaggacacaaggatgaggcttgccatcacaccggcggagcggctcatggtgacactgcggtaagcattttttctttatgtcattgctcatattgaatgtgagtacatgctgcaaagaatactgcgctgacacattgcgccgcatttactgtagcatgtcatttgttggtttatgtgaggccattccacttgtttttttttcttgtgtcattggtcatattgaatgttattacatgctgcagagaatactgcgctgacacattgcgccgcatttactgtagcatgtaatttgttggtttatttgaggccattccacttgtttttcttggttgatggtctgtgcaatttttttttacatttttttttatttttccctgcagcttcctagctacgggtgagtctttgacttcactccatttccaattccggctggggatttccactattggcggaattgtgaaggacacatgtcgtgcgatttgggacactttacagctggagtatatcccacaaccaacaatggaaatctggatgagaagttccgaacaatttgagcgaatgtgtaattttccaaattgtgttggtgctgtggacggcaaacacattaggattgcaaaaccggcaggaacaggatcagagtactataactataaaaaatacttctcaattgtactcatggctattgctgacg contains:
- the LOC138676243 gene encoding uncharacterized protein, with the translated sequence MMDGVIGRISSLVTEVIFETNRLDIIVREKEAAAERRMMQRRRRRFWIHPINELRMTRGVQSTLYLELRCNPQKFFSYVRMRMEHFDYLVGKIEDVIQRQDTRMRLAITPAERLMVTLRFLATGESLTSLHFQFRLGISTIGGIVKDTCRAIWDTLQLEYIPQPTMEIWMRSSEQFERMCNFPNCVGAVDGKHIRIAKPAGTGSEYYNYKKYFSIVLMAIADANCRFLAVDIGAYGRSNDSQVFKNSPMGRCLYGDTYNFPPARPLPGTSEPALPYVCVGDEAFQLSPHLLKPYSSRELHRTKRVFNYRLTRARRVVECSFGILTAKWRVLLTAIKLDTKTVDDVVKACVVLHNFVISKEPVTLDDEQLETSLWDYRSASVRSTGSVTRMREQFAEYFLSPVGRIPWQDIIV